TTATCCCTGTTACTGTTAATATTACAGACCTAAATGGTCAGAATAGTAATAATAAGATATTCACTATAACGCCTGTTGCTGCATCAATTGCAGAAGGTAGTTCAACGGTTGTGAAGATCAGTCTTCCTGCCCCGCATAGAACACAGGATGCACTGACTATCACTTTAAGCAGAGGTGCTTTATCAAGCGCCTCCCTTCAGACGTCAGAATACAGTGACTTTACCGGATCGGTAGTAATACCGGCTGGAGGGAATGAGGTTACATTTAACCTGGATGCACTTACTGATAATATCATTGAACCAACCGAACAATTGCAGCTGGAAGCTACTGCAATGGTATACGGTACATCTATTACCGCGAAGACGACTGTATCGATCACAGATGTAACAGCCAGCAAGCTGATCACGATCACCGGTGCTACCACGGTAACGGAAGGCAGCAGCGTAACGATCACTTTCAGCCTGCCAGCAGGTACTACCACTGCAGAAGCCTTAGACATTGATCTGGCTGTAGCCGGAACTTCTACTGCTTTGCCTGCGGACTTTAATGGGGTATTCCCCACTAAGGTAACTATCCCTGCTAACGGTGATCACATTGATCTGACCTTGTCTGCGAAGACAGATGGTATCATTGAAGCCTTAGAGAAACTGGAATTAATCCCAAGTGCAACCGGTGGCTTCACCTTTAATAAGAACGTAGAGCTGGA
Above is a window of Chitinophaga niabensis DNA encoding:
- a CDS encoding Calx-beta domain-containing protein — encoded protein: PANGDHIDLTLSAKTDGIIEALEKLELIPSATGGFTFNKNVELDVVDNDLSGASILLTTSSANLLEGNTATITATLQGGLTAGSDLVITLSKAGTSAVANDEHNALTTITIPASQSTGTFTLTANTDDLLEPSENLDIEGTAAGFTVIPVTVNITDLNGQNSNNKIFTITPVAASIAEGSSTVVKISLPAPHRTQDALTITLSRGALSSASLQTSEYSDFTGSVVIPAGGNEVTFNLDALTDNIIEPTEQLQLEATAMVYGTSITAKTTVSITDVTASKLITITGATTVTEGSSVTITFSLPAGTTTAEALDIDLAVAGTSTALPADFNGVFPTKVTIPANGDHIDLTLSAKTDGIIEALEKLELIPSATGGFTFNKNVEL